ACCCTTTGAACATTCGCCCTATCCGAACCCTCCACTAGTAGCATCCCACATCGACGCCACTGGCTTGAGCCGTTTCGGTAGTGAATTGCTGTATCATGCTGCTGTGCGGCGCGCGTGCTAGTGGGGCCAGAGGGCATGGGTTTGGCAGAGCTGGACGAGGGGCAAGCAGCCATTCGACGATGGAGGTAGGGGTATGCGGCATTTGCGGGGAAAGCTTGGGACTTGAAGGACTCCGTAATCCGCCCCTCTGTGGAGACCACGGTTGGTTGTGACAGCAAGATTCCCTTTCTGGGTATTCAGATCGCCGTGGAGACCCGTCCTGTGCTATCCTTTCCGCCGAGTTGGATTTTGTGGGGCGTCCAGTCAGATCATAGCCGCTGAGCAGAATGCGAAAAAGGGAGGTGTTGATGTCCGGGTGACAGAACGATGGCGGAGGGTATCGAATCGCGCTACTGAAATGTGTTGTTAGATGAGGTGTATAATTTAGGAAGGAAAAGTACGTAGAAACTGGAGGCGTTGGCCGTTTTGAGAAAGCTTCCGCGTGGTTTGATGCGATCAATTGGATATCAGGTCGCGGCAACAGTGCACGTTACTCTACACACTGCAGCAGAGTGTTTCCTGGTGCCTTTTTCCCGATGGGTTTTCTCCGTGACAGGGAGGTCATGTGGAAATTCGAATGACGGCGCAAAACGTTAGGGTAGAAATTGTCTCTTACCTCGGCATGAGGTGACGAATCGGCCCTTGCAGGCCTTTTCCCAATTATTATCACTTTCAACTTTTTCACTTTCTCTTACCCCCCTCCTGATAACCAGCACCTCCGCATCTTCAATCTTTATAGTTTTACGTCCTCGCTTCTCCGTCCGGGTGAAACGTCTGACAATTGGGCAGCGCAAACGCATGCTTGCTTCACCATGCATACTTTGTACGATCAGTATAGCGGGGGGGGTGTCTGTCATCCCTTCAAGATCGGGTCTCCCACTACTCCTTGCATACTTTCGTCTCTTCCAACTTGGACGCGTCTGCAAACGTTCAAAGACGCCAATTTTAAACTGAGATTACCACCGCGACTGCTGCCATTAATGCACGTGTAGGATAGCTGGCACTCGTCTCCTTGTCTTGATTCCCGGATAAGCCCCCCAGAAAGTTCGTTTGGCTCAGCGACGCTACTGAACTACTGTCGTACAAACTACCTCTTCCTACCCATGTTTTGCGTGGTATTGCCCGTCAATTGGTTACACCGCCGCGGGATGGCGTAGTAAACGTTCCTCGCTTGTGATGGTGAAGAAGACACAGGAACATGGGATGTACACTCCACCATTGCTCCCATGCCATGTGGCTTTGACGCGGCCGCTAGTACACGGAAGGGTAAGTGTTTCGGCGGTGGGGAATGACATACGCGAAGGTTTCTCATGGATGACTGCTTTGGGTCATCTTGGCATCTCGCCGCTGTTTGGCATTGTCATGCTCCTCCCCGGGCCACATGGAGCACATGCACTACATCAGTACCCACCTGGTCGATACTACAGGTGGGTCCCTACAGGCCGCTTCCGAGGTTTTCGTCACCAGTGTCCAACCTGTGGACAGACTAGGCAGGTTGGATCCAGTATCCATACATCAAGTGGAGGTCTGGGAATGGGAGTCTCGAACCCGTGGCGGCCACTGCTTTCATACAGCTCTAAGCTCATTCGATACATACTACTTCTGGTCTCACACCCTTTCTGCACCCAGACTTCAGACGGTTGTGCCCATCTCTTCCGCATCCGATTCCCCTTTTCTTTGCTCTGCTCTCTCCAAGTCGGATCTTTGATTTGTCCCGTCGCTCCGGTGCAATCGTCATCTACTACTTCATCCGCCATTGCGCCATTCTCGAACACGAGATCTTGCCTGGGGCTCTTCCTCATCCCACCACCGTGCGCCGTAACGACGCACTTACACGATTTCGAGTACTCCTCGAACTATCAATTACCCTACTAAAGTCTAGCTCTCACGTACCCTTTCGAGACGCCACTACGCACCGTTCCCAATCTTCTTATCGCAAGGGTCTCCTCCAAACACCGTCATCTAGGATTCACTCACCATGGGCTTGGTGGAAAACGTTATTGAGAATGTCAACCTGAAGGTGGTTGTTGTATTCGGCGTCGTAGCCTGGTGGTTGTGGGTTGCCGTCAAGCGGTTCGATGAGACCATCCGATTGCGCCGTTTGGCGCCTGGCGTGCGTGGTCAATCACTCAATGCCCGTCTTCCTGGCGGTAAGTCACACTCTCTAGTCAAGTTCATGGGAATGCTGCATTTGCAGTGACCATGTGTCACATTGAAGCTTGTGAATTTTGGCCCATTAATACATCTCCTCAGGCATCGATTTCATCTTCAAGGCCGTCCGGGGGACCATGAAACACAAGAACGTCGAGTTTTGGGAGGATATGCTCTCCGCGGTAAAGGGATGGACCGGCGAGAAGAGGGTTCTCGGCATGCGCATCGTCTTCACTGCCGAGCCCGAGAACATCAAAGCCATCCTGGCCACCCAGTTCTCCGACTACGGCAAAGGCCAGCCCTTCCACGAGGAGTGGAAGGAGTTCCTCGGCGACAGCATCTTCACCACCGACGGCGACCAGTGGCACGCCAGCCGCCAGCTCATCCGGCCCCAGTTCATCAAGGACCGTGTCAGTGACCTGCACACATTTGAGTCCCACATCCAGACCCTcttcaaggccatcgccaacggcggcgccgtcaacggcgaggacCAGCACGTCAACTTggatgccgtcgacggcaaaGTCCTGGATATCTCGGAGCTATTCTTCCGTTACACCCTCGATGTGGCCACTGACTTTCTCCTGGGCCAGGACGTGAAGTCGCTTTCGTAAGCCAccctcccccttttcccccacATGTGTAAAGCGCAGTTGGATTGGAAGCTAACACACAACCTGTTTAGCACCCCCAGACAGGAGTTCGCTGAAGCTTTCAACGAAGTCCAACGAGTCCAGAACATAATCGCACGCGCTAACAAGCTGAAGCCCTTTGTACCCCTCTTCTCGTTTCGGTCCGGCCTAAAGGTCATTAACGGATTTGTTAACAAGTTCATTGAGAGGGCGCTCCGCCTCAGCCCTGAGGAGCTCGCCTCCAAGACCAAATCCGACCAGGGCTACACCTTCCTCCACGAGCTTGCCAGCTTCACCCGCGACCGCAAGGTCCTCCGCgaccagctcgtcgccgtccttctcgccggccgcgacACCACggcttcctctctctcctggACTCTATACGAGCTGGGCCGCCACCCGGAAGTCGTCACCCGATTGCGCGCTGAGATCATCGAACAGGTCGGTCCAGACCGCGCCCCGACGTACGCCGATCTCAAGAACATGAAGTACCTCCAGAACATCATGAACGAGACCCTGCGCCTGTATCCCGTGGTCCCCTTCAACGTTCGCCTGGCCCTTAAGGACACCACGCTCCCCGTTGGCGGCGGTCCGGATGGCACGCTTCCCCTGGCCGTTTGCAAGGACACGCCAATCGGATACTCGACCCTCCTCATGCAGCGGCGCGAGGACTTGTACCCGCCCGTCTCGGAGACCTTTGCGCACCCGAGCGATTTCTCCCCCGATCGCTGGTTCCACTGGCAGCCGAAGCCATGGACGTATATCCCCTTCAACGGTGGCCCGCGCATTTGCATCGGTCAGCAATTTGCCCTGACAGAGATGAGCTACACGCTCTGCCGCCTGTTTCAGAGATTTGAAAGAATCGAGAGCCATATGGACGCCGTCGATAGCGGGGAACCGACGCTCAAGGCTGAGATTGTGCTACAGCCCGGAGATGGCGTCAAAGTTGCTTTCTGGCAGGCGAAACAGGGCTAAGCGATATCAACAACTTACCCCAGGGAGTATTTTCTTTTCCGGCGTAACGGCAACAAACGAGGAAGCACTAGGGACGATTTCTTTATCGAGAGATTAATGGCGGCGAAACGGTATTTAAAAAGCATTCACCACAGAAGAACCAGGCTGGCGAATGTGGTCATGCAGATCAAAGTCATGAGGTTGAATTAAGCCTCGTTGCCCCCTACAGTGCGGCTCAGCTGCATCTTGGCCTCCGTTTCAGTACACGACGAGAGGACTATGAGAAAGGCAAAGTGACCATACGATAGGGTGGCTGGTATCTTACGTGTATTATCGTGCGCTGCGGCGCGGGATGGCTGCTGACGTGCATGGGTGGTTGATTCCTTTACGATACGGCGCCGGATGTGTGATTGGTCCAATCAGGCGCAGCATTGCACGGAGTACGTGGATCGGGCAGCCGGGTTTTCGAGGATGGGTATGAGAATGTACAACAGGATCTGGATGTGCACCGGATAGTTTCTGCGTTGTTATCGCGTGGGCAGGTTGAGGAAGGGCGAGATTCTCATTTCGGATAATCGCCACTAAAAAGTTGACTGACACATCACGCTGTTCGTAATGTAGAGAGATGTCTAATCCAATATTTCCATGACTTCCATAACTGATGAGCTAAACCATCCGGCATGCGACGTAAGCCCGATGACCAACGACATCCAACGACCTTTCGCCTCTTGAAACACGAAGAACGATGCCCGTCTACCCCATACCAGACGCGAAGATGCTTGACCAGATGGTTGATTCGAAACCAAGTCAAATGCTCGCCCAACACAACAAGAAACGACAAACCCCTCCCAAGGAAATCAACCAAGACGGAAGCTCTCCTTGATGGCAGCGCCCAGCCGCTGGATGGCCTCGTCCATGTCCTTCTCACTGGCCGAGGCGAAGGTGGCACGGAAGAAGAGGTCGTTGAGCGGCGTGTCCTGCTCGGTTCGGAACCACGACCCACGGGCGCAGAGGACGCCCTTGTCGATGCAAGAGTTGAATATctcctcttcgacctcgagcagcgGGCGAGAGGGGCCGTCAGGGTGGGCGGAGTGGTCGATCTTGAGCCACAACTAAATAGCACGCGAAGCAAATCAGTAGGAGAGTTCACGGGTAAATGAGGCATGGCTCGGCCGTGTATGGTGGGCGAAATAGAGAGCCGAGCGCGACTTGGAGGTGGAAAGGGACTTACAAACATGCCGGCAGCAGGTGGTGTCCAGCTCACGATGTCGCGAGGGAGATGCTTCTCGCACGCCGCGAGGAGCCAGTCACGGCGCTTGGTGTACTCCATGCGCAAGTTCATGAGCCACTGCAGGTACCCCTCGTGACCCCACGTCTCGTCCAGCAGCTTCCAGACCGCGACCTGCGAGAACCCAGAGGGCCCCTGGTTCGCAACCTCGGCGTGGCGGATGAAGCGCTCAATGACctgcgccgacgccgtcacccATCCGAGGCGGGATCCCGGCACGAGGACCTTGGAGAATGAGTCCATGCGCAGCACGCGGCCGTCCGTGTCCATGCTCAAGAGCGAGGGGATCAGCGTCCCGAGGAACTCGGACACGGAGGCCGGGGGAGGCACCGAGGGGGCGTCCGGGCCGGTGTACGGCTGCATCTGAAGGAAGTAGTAGGGTTCGTCTTCGATTATGTACAGGTCGTGCTTCTGAGCCACGGCGTAAATAGCACGTCTCCGGGCGGCCGACTGCGTCGCGCCCGTGGGGTTCTGTCCCGAGGGCACGGTGTAAAGCAGGTGAGGCTTGCGGCGGTTGCCACGGGCCGCGGGGTTCCAGTCCGTGAGAATTTCGTCCATGGCCTCCGGAAGCAggccctcggcatcgacggggacgccgacggccttgacgccgagcGGTGAGATGGTCTCGAGCGCCGTGGAGAAGCTGTACTCCTCGGTGAGGACCGAGTCTTTGCGGTCCTTGTCGCAGAACATGCGGAGCGtctgctcgagggcggctGTGCTGCCAACGGTCTGGCAGCACTGCCAGTCGGCGTAGGGGGGGCTGTAGACGAGCTCGGTATGCTCGGTGACGAAGCGCATCATCTGCGCTGAGCCGGTGGACTGGGTGTAGTTGAGGGCGATGGAGAGGTCGTACTCGGCGTTTGGCTGGTCCGGGTCGCGAGTGTCATACTTGCCGATGGTGAGAACCTGGCCCGAGGATATGGTCTCTGCCTCGGAGAAGTGTGGGGCCTGGGGGACCCGGACGGAGAGCTCGGCAAAGGGGAAGTAGGCGCTCGAGGGGAGGCCGCCACCGAGAGAAATAAGGCCGGGCTTCTTGAGGTGGCGAGCGGCCTGCTTCAGGGAGCAGGGGTGGCGGGAGAGGGATTCCGGTGATAGATGATCTGGATATGACGGGTGAGTGAGCGGAGGATACAATGCAAGGGAGAGCGAGCTTACGGTCCCATCGCTTCGCCTGGGGCTTGCCCACAACCTTTCGATGAGTGTTAGCATACTTAAAATGAAGGTCTCGAAATAGGTGTTTAGCATACGGGAGCCTTGAACATGTCACTATCTGACGCCGCAGCCACGCCCGCTATCagcttgccggccttggccctACGTTCGCGGACGCCATCGAATGGCGAGGGCTTCTGTCTCTtctcgaagacggccttACTCTCAGCAGGAACGGCTTCCGCTACTGACCTGTCACCCCTCTTTGAGTGAAATGAATGCTGGGTAAGGGGTACGAGTGTCACGGAGGCCGACCCTAGGTGCTGGAGCCGGAAGTCTGTAAGTCGAGATGACTGGGTGTTTGATAGGGAACCAGCGGTCCGGGGAAGCGAGCCATAGAGGCCATGACGAGCGGCTCTCACATACATGACGATCAGTTGTGTATCAAGGGGGGCGAGTTGGTGGAAGATTCAAATCCTATCGTGAGGATTGTGATTGTTATTTCTGGACTCTTGTGCTAAAGGTCGTGTCGTTCAACAGGAGTTCAAGGTAAAGGGCGAAAGGCGTCATAAGGCGCATCTGACACTTGAAtggggggggtggtggggCCACCCGCAGCTACCCGCAGCTACCCATGCCATGCCCCCTTCCCGCATGGTGCTACCAATGTTTAGGTGATTAGGGGTCCCTGACCGCCGCGGGGGTCGTGAACGGTCTCAAGTATTCAATAGCCGGAACAATCGGCATTTGAGCCGTGTCTGAAGTGGAAGGAAGGCGCGAGGAGGCGAGTAGGCCGCCGACTTGACCGGGAAAGATTGCGCAATGCCGGTcgcggggggtgggtgggcggGAGAGAGGCCGGTTCGGATCTAGGTGGGCCGGTCACCTAAGGACCGATCCAAAATGGCTTCAGTCAATTGTTGGCGGCCGGACCCAGAGCTTGCGGGAATTGGCTCGGGCATCGAAAAGAGTACGGGCTCCCGACTCGGGGCAGAACGATCTGGCCATGCCTGGAAGAGTTATTCATCAAACAGCCTGCAGTCCAGGTCAACGATGTCATTCTATTCTGTGAAGGGCCCAAAGCTCTTCGAGTTCAACGCCAGCGCACCTCCGCCCAAGACAGTGCAACGGCTCCCACCTCGGCCCCCGCGCATCACGCGTCACGTCGATGAAGTgtcaccggcggcgtccgAGACACCTGTCGGTGGGCTTGCGCTGGCGTTATGAATCCGTGTGCTGGCATCAACGTACTCGCCAGAAACCCAGAGAAAACCCCTGTCCCACAAACAAGACGAGTCCTCGCGGGCCGAGCACGGCGGCTCCCCGTTGATTGTTCTTCTGCCTGACACATCATCACAGACAGATTAGATGGCAGCGCCCCTTCTGTATCTACTTCTGTGCAAATAGGAGGGTCTTCTTGCACGGGCTTCTTCAATCCTGACACCAGAACAGACGGGGCCGGCGCCAAGGTTTGCGTGGGCCCCCAGCCACCCGTCTACCTCGCCAGCCACGCTATTTTCAGCGCTATTTTCAACCCAATCACAAGCCGTGGATTCGTCCCAACCCCCGCTCGTCTCAACATCCTTCTGCCGGAGCCAATCCGTGTTGGACGGACAACGAACAAGGAACAACACGGCGTAGGTACGGATATTGTACGAAGAAAATCTGCTGGCTGTTCGTGGGCCAAGGGCTAAACTTTTCGAATACTTGTCCCTTCACTTGCAGTATCTTCAGATCcccacacaccacacacacacccgcTTAGCAGTCtaggcggcgccgcggcaCGCGCATGGGGTCGTTTGGGCTTCCAAGGCCCTTGGGTCTTGGGAAACCAAGAAGAGAGGAGCCCGAGAGCCTTGCACGGCCCGATGACGCTACTGCAGCTGCCAATGGTCAGTCAGTGGCTGGACGTAACATGGAACCTGCAGAGCCATATAACTAACTGCTGCCATCTATCAGGGGCCCGCCCATGTAGCGTGTGTTCTTTGCTCCTGCTCTTCTCTATTTGTACTCACGTCTTGGGCCCTGGTGTTACTCAAGGCTCGAGTGCGACGTGCCACGGACTTACACGGATCCTTGCTTGCTTCTTCCGCCTGTGACGTCGTCAGCTCTACCTCCCCTGTGGTCTGACTTGGAGAATAATCTCCCCCAGTGGGAAGCTCTttctcgctcactcacttcGCTATTACTCTTGACTTCCCTCAAGTCTTGTAGTAGTGCATCCCCTTTTACTCTCTTCCGGCGGCGTGACACTTCTCTACGCACGCAAACCCGCACGATGCACTTAAGGACATTGTTTGCCGCCGCGTTGGCAACAACGGTATCGGCGCAGACGTATTCATCATGCAATCCTCTTCACCAAAGTAAGCAGTCTCACCAGTcgtcacacacacacacacacacacacacacacacacacacacacacacacacgaaTCCCTAACGCGCATGAATTTGATACTCGTATACTGACTGCTTCATAGCAACTTGTCCCGCGAACACAGCCCTAGGCATGGCCATTCACGTCGACTTCACACAGGGCGCCGTCAACTCTTTCGCCGCCTCCGGAAACCCAACTTACGGGGATGACGGCGTCACCTTTTCTgtcgccgcctcgggccAGGCCCCCCAGCTCATGTCGCTCTTCTATATCATGTTCGGCCGCGTCGAGATCACGCTCAAGGCCGCCACCGGCGCGGGAATCGTCAGCTCCCTCGTCCTGCAGTCCGACACCCTCGACGAAATCGACATGGAGTGGCTTGGCGCCGATCCGACAGAGGTGCAGTCCAACTACTTCGGCAAAGGTGACGTGACGACGTACAACCGCGGCCAGTTCCACCAGACGGATAACAATCAGGAAAAGTTTATGAAGTACACCATCGACTGGACCTCGGAGCGCATTgtcttctccgtcgacggcaccgtcgtACGCACCCTGActgaggccgaggccgacgagaacCAGTATCCGCAGTCGCCGATGCAGGTCAAGTTCGGCTCCTGGTCGGGAGGCGACCCGGCCAACGCCCCAGGGACCATCGACTGGGCCCGCGGGCCGACGGACTTCAGCAAGGGGCCCTTCCACATGGTTGTCAAGGACGTCTCCATCACCGACTACTCGACCGGCAAGGAGTACAAGTACACCGATACCTCGGGCAACTGGGGCTCCatccaggccgtcgacggccaggtCAATGGAAACCTCGGCAAGGCGGGCCAAGTCACGTATACGGCTAGTGCagccgccgagacgggctcgcccgcgccgacggTACCTAGAGGCGGTAttggcgccgacgagtcTGCCACCGCGACGCAGACGGGCTGGCCGTGGGTCGCCAGCGCGAGGCCGACCGGCGGCTCCGTGCCGGATGGCTGGCGCATGAACTCCGAGGGCAAGATCATCCCGGACGGCGCTGGGGTATCGGTACGCCCCCAATGCTTGACCATTTTGGCGTCTTTTGTTCTTGGTGTTGTCGCCTTGGCTGGGCGCTAAATATTCATGATACCCATCGGAATGAAGGGTTcgaaagagaggagaaggcAAATAAGGGCAATCCAGGTCTCACGAGTCGTAATGAATACGTACATACCAGCAATTGGATTTCAGCGGGGGACATAGAAAACGGTGGTTACACACGGACAGGGCTTTTTGCATAACATGGCGTTTCAAGGAGAATTATTCGAATTCTATGTTTGAATGGAAAATATCGACGGAATCAGGTGCAAGCATATGAGATAGATATAGTGTACTATATGTAGCCAAGTCATCTCGAAAAGAACAGGAGTATGGCCTGTGAAATGATTATACCATACTACATTGATGTAGAGAGATCGATTATATTTTCAGCTGGAAACTAGTGTTGTGACGATGGTGCACATGCACGGAGTAACGGTGGAGCTGTCAAGCAACATAGGCTAGCTTTTCTCCCTTCGACCATCAAGCGGCGTTGTGGCAGAGTGGTCTAATGCGCAAGACTAGAAATCTTGTTCCTTCGGGAGCGTCTGTTCGAATCAGGCCAACGTCGATTCTTTTGCTTTTTAGACCAATACTAGCTCTCATCGCGGCTTCCCTCAGTCCGTATGCATGCAGCATGGCGCAAAAATGCGtgaaaaaaataaaaatagAGGGGAAAACAAAGCAAAACGCTATTCTATTCAGGGATTAAACTGTTATTCTAATTCATTTAATGCAGACGCTGTCTAGGGTACATAGTGCTGTGTCATGCCAACAGGAATCTCTAATTTGAGTGGGTGTCAGCGTTAATGCCCTCTGACCGCCGAGGTATGGGCATGCCGAGTCCTGATTTCACAGACTCCCACAATCAGCTCTGCGCCGTCTTCGCACTTGGTGTACTTGCACTGCAGCTTCTGTTATACAAATCAGACGAGTAGCTATGTGTAAGCTAGATAAGGGAGATGAGACGGCTGTTGTAAGCATACATCGTGATCACAGTAGCCGTTACATCTCTTTGTTTGACCTGCAAAGGATTCCCTCCGGGAAAGGTGTGGTGGTTGAGAGCAGGTATGGCTAATACCTTCAAAGATGACCGCCTGCCTCGTCACGTGCTGAGCCTGCCAGAGCATCGGACATCGGAGGACTGGAAGTCGCGCAGGGAAGCGCTCACTTGGCACCCGTTAGTCATGTAAAGTGCAAGCTACCAAAGTGTCCTAGGATCGAGAGCCAAACAAGGAACGAGACATCACGCGTCCACATATCGAAAAATTTAGGGTTACTGAACTTGCTGTTTTGGAATTAACTAAACTAGTCTAGTCTGCCGTGGGTTGTTCGCGGCTCTATACTAAAAAgagcggccggcggcatAGAGTATCTTCttgctcgccgtccttgacGAGAGCCCTGTTTATTCCCCGTGGCATTTTTCTCACCCTCTCGTTGTATGCATGAACAACTCCGTTGTAGCGCCACTGCCGCTAATATATGCTttcctcccgccgccccgaGTGCTAACGCTAGATAGCAGACCGAGGCTTTGTCGCAGTCCATTTCCAGGCTGTGCGGACTGTTGGTGATTGGAGTCGAAATACTGAAAAATCGAAATGTTTATGGTAGACAAATACAATGATGGAGATTGCTACATGGCGAATAGCGGGTGGAGAAAAGCACCGAAACGCCGTGATCAGAACTCCCAgtcttcatcctcaacgGACTTGATAGCCCAGCTGAACTTGTCACGAAGCGTCTTAGAGAAGAACTTCTCAATAGGAACATCAAACTTcttggcgaagacgacggtgagACGAGGATCGATGTAGTTCTAGTTTTTCGTTAGCGCAGCTGTTCATTTTCAGGGGATTCTTTAAACGTACGATCTTAGAGGTGCTCAAGGCAACCTCCTTGTTGCCATCACGATCGGCGGCCTGCAACTCCAACGTCTTGACTCTGTCATCAAACTTCTTGACCTGTTCATCAAGCTTCTCGACGGAAGGACTTCGGCCTTCAGGCTCGACCTTCTTTga
The DNA window shown above is from Colletotrichum destructivum chromosome 2, complete sequence and carries:
- a CDS encoding Putative glycoside hydrolase family 16, concanavalin A-like lectin/glucanase domain superfamily; amino-acid sequence: MTLLQLPMRVFFAPALLYLYSRLGPWCYSRLECDVPRTYTDPCLLLPPVTSSALPPLWSDLENNLPQWEALSRSLTSLLLLTSLKSCSSASPFTLFRRRDTSLRTQTRTMHLRTLFAAALATTVSAQTYSSCNPLHQTTCPANTALGMAIHVDFTQGAVNSFAASGNPTYGDDGVTFSVAASGQAPQLMSLFYIMFGRVEITLKAATGAGIVSSLVLQSDTLDEIDMEWLGADPTEVQSNYFGKGDVTTYNRGQFHQTDNNQEKFMKYTIDWTSERIVFSVDGTVVRTLTEAEADENQYPQSPMQVKFGSWSGGDPANAPGTIDWARGPTDFSKGPFHMVVKDVSITDYSTGKEYKYTDTSGNWGSIQAVDGQVNGNLGKAGQVTYTASAAAETGSPAPTVPRGGIGADESATATQTGWPWVASARPTGGSVPDGWRMNSEGKIIPDGAGVSVRPQCLTILASFVLGVVALAGR
- a CDS encoding Putative aminotransferase, class I/classII, pyridoxal phosphate-dependent transferase, major; the protein is MYVRAARHGLYGSLPRTAGSLSNTQSSRLTDFRLQHLGSASVTLVPLTQHSFHSKRGDRSVAEAVPAESKAVFEKRQKPSPFDGVRERRAKAGKLIAGVAAASDSDMFKAPVVGKPQAKRWDHHLSPESLSRHPCSLKQAARHLKKPGLISLGGGLPSSAYFPFAELSVRVPQAPHFSEAETISSGQVLTIGKYDTRDPDQPNAEYDLSIALNYTQSTGSAQMMRFVTEHTELVYSPPYADWQCCQTVGSTAALEQTLRMFCDKDRKDSVLTEEYSFSTALETISPLGVKAVGVPVDAEGLLPEAMDEILTDWNPAARGNRRKPHLLYTVPSGQNPTGATQSAARRRAIYAVAQKHDLYIIEDEPYYFLQMQPYTGPDAPSVPPPASVSEFLGTLIPSLLSMDTDGRVLRMDSFSKVLVPGSRLGWVTASAQVIERFIRHAEVANQGPSGFSQVAVWKLLDETWGHEGYLQWLMNLRMEYTKRRDWLLAACEKHLPRDIVSWTPPAAGMFLWLKIDHSAHPDGPSRPLLEVEEEIFNSCIDKGVLCARGSWFRTEQDTPLNDLFFRATFASASEKDMDEAIQRLGAAIKESFRLG
- a CDS encoding Putative cytochrome P450 — encoded protein: MGLVENVIENVNLKVVVVFGVVAWWLWVAVKRFDETIRLRRLAPGVRGQSLNARLPGGIDFIFKAVRGTMKHKNVEFWEDMLSAVKGWTGEKRVLGMRIVFTAEPENIKAILATQFSDYGKGQPFHEEWKEFLGDSIFTTDGDQWHASRQLIRPQFIKDRVSDLHTFESHIQTLFKAIANGGAVNGEDQHVNLDAVDGKVLDISELFFRYTLDVATDFLLGQDVKSLSTPRQEFAEAFNEVQRVQNIIARANKLKPFVPLFSFRSGLKVINGFVNKFIERALRLSPEELASKTKSDQGYTFLHELASFTRDRKVLRDQLVAVLLAGRDTTASSLSWTLYELGRHPEVVTRLRAEIIEQVGPDRAPTYADLKNMKYLQNIMNETLRLYPVVPFNVRLALKDTTLPVGGGPDGTLPLAVCKDTPIGYSTLLMQRREDLYPPVSETFAHPSDFSPDRWFHWQPKPWTYIPFNGGPRICIGQQFALTEMSYTLCRLFQRFERIESHMDAVDSGEPTLKAEIVLQPGDGVKVAFWQAKQG